From one Coffea eugenioides isolate CCC68of unplaced genomic scaffold, Ceug_1.0 ScVebR1_329;HRSCAF=986, whole genome shotgun sequence genomic stretch:
- the LOC113757773 gene encoding putative disease resistance protein RGA3, with product MTTSIIDELEVYGRAADMEKVLDQILSKSSSQGRDGVQIISVVGAGDPFDQKRVTKAILENVGKSSPDLSELDPLIRRIKETFSGMRFLLVLDDIWTEDDSKWKPFQYSLKDGAPGSVILVTTRSHKVATVVGSTDTHDLGMISHSDCWLIMQKMALAGKSGDLCKKVERIGQKIAEKCKGLPLAAKTMGSLLRFKDTVQQWQNVLNSEVWQLEEAAVDLFPHLYLSYNELSPELKRCFSYCAVWPKNSVINVEELIRLWMAQDYVHPGLRGERLELVGREYFNNLAMRSFFQELGKFGHQYGECVMHDIVHDFAQFLTKNECHTLDGIGRNSSSERPRHLTIMEEGTEEEMFSSPVVDFGRLRSFFAFCRIGTAVVPQNLFCSLKCVRTLTLSRCELAEIPTKIGRLIHLGHLVLSGNPFITMPEAICDLYYLETLDISLCDKLSCLPERIDDLVHLRHLENAATNELRQIPQGLGKLTSLCSLTWFIVRCNSDDLVILKDLNQLERLGIKIEGEVDFGSAELGKKVNMRKMYLLFSYGTHFIETPSCIETMQPPPNLEELRLDSYPRTQLPSWLVTKSHANNLTKLCIYKLRNISSLPALWKLSSLEVLVLEGPEKLECLGKEFFGVTKALHENSRDALDTLSDSESSFSAEAVAFPNLRELYFRHFQNWTNWEDLSEDDEEEMTG from the exons ATGACTACCTCAATCATAGACGAATTAGAGGTCTATGGTCGAGCAGCTGATATGGAGAAGGTTCTTGACCAAATTTTGTCCAAGAGTAGTAGTCAAGGAAGAGATGGGGTTCAAATTATCTCTGTTGTAGGGGCCGGGG ATCCTTTCGACCAGAAAAGGGTCACGAAAGCTATCCTTGAGAATGTTGGAAAAAGTTCTCCTGATTTGTCAGAGTTGGATCCGTTGATCCGACGTATAAAAGAAACTTTTTCCGGTATGAGATTCCTGCTTGTCCTAGATGATATCTGGACAGAGGACGACTCAAAGTGGAAGCCTTTCCAATACTCTCTCAAGGATGGAGCTCCGGGAAGTGTAATATTGGTAACAACGAGGAGTCATAAAGTGGCCACAGTGGTGGGATCGACTGATACTCACGACCTAGGCATGATCTCTCACTCTGATTGTTGGTTAATAATGCAAAAGATGGCGCTTGCCGGAAAATCAGGGGACTTATGCAAGAAGGTGGAAAGAATTGggcagaaaattgcagaaaagtgCAAGGGGTTGCCACTTGCGGCAAAGACTATGGGAAGCTTGTTACGGTTCAAAGATACTGTACAGCAGTGGCAGAATGTTTTGAATAGTGAGGTATGGCAATTGGAGGAAGCAGCTGTGGACCTTTTCCCTCATTTGTATTTAAGCTATAACGAGTTGTCCCCGGAGCTGAAACGTTGCTTCTCATATTGTGCTGTCTGGCCCAAAAATAGTGTGATAAATGTAGAAGAGCTTATTAGGCTGTGGATGGCACAAGATTATGTTCATCCAGGACTAAGAGGTGAGCGCTTGGAGCTGGTGGGCCGTGAGTACTTCAACAATTTGGCAATGCGTTCCTTTTTTCAAGAATTAGGAAAATTTGGTCATCAATATGGCGAATGCGTCATGCATGACATAGTGCATGATTTTGCAcaatttctcacaaaaaatGAATGTCATACACTTGATggaattggaagaaattcatcTAGTGAAAGACCACGTCATCTAACAATTATGGAAGAAGGCACTGAGGAGGAGATGTTTAGTTCTCCAGTCGTTGATTTTGGAAGGCTCAGGAGCTTTTTTGCTTTTTGTAGAATTGGAACAGCAGTAGTTCCCCAAAATCTGTTTTGCAGTTTAAAGTGCGTGAGGACTCTGACTTTAAGTCGTTGTGAGCTGGCTGAAATCCCAACCAAGATCGGAAGGTTGATTCATCTTGGGCACTTGGTCTTAAGTGGTAATCCTTTCATTACAATGCCAGAAGCTATTTGTGATCTATATTATCTGGAAACTCTGGATATCAGTCTCTGTGATAAGCTTTCGTGCCTTCCTGAAAGGATTGATGACCTTGTACACTTGAGGCACCTTGAGAATGCCGCGACCAATGAATTACGTCAAATTCCACAAGGACTCGGGAAGCTGACGTCACTCTGTAGTTTGACTTGGTTCATCGTCAGGTGCAACTCTGATGATTTGGTGATTCTGAAGGACTTGAACCAACTGGAAAGATTGGGCATTAAAATTGAAGGAGAAGTAGATTTTGGGAGTGCGGAACTTGGCAAGAAAGTCAACATGCGTAAAATGTATTTGCTCTTTAGCTATGGAACCCACTTTATAGAAACTCCAAGTTGCATTGAAACCATGCAACCACCTCCAAACTTGGAAGAACTTAGGCTAGATAGCTATCCAAGAACCCAGTTACCAAGTTGGCTTGTGACCAAGTCTCACGCCAATAACTTGACGAAGCTGTGTATCTATAAGCTCCGCAACATCTCATCCTTGCCTGCTTTGTGGAAGCTATCATCCCTAGAAGTGCTTGTGCTCGAGGGACCGGAAAAGCTGGAATGTTTGGGTAAGGAATTCTTCGGAGTTACAAAAGCACTACATGAGAATAGTCGTGATGCTCTTGATACATTGTCGGACTCCGAGTCATCATTCTCAGCTGAAGCAGTGGCATTTCCAAATTTGAGAGAATTATATTTTcgccactttcaaaattggacaaattGGGAAGACTTaagtgaagatgatgaagaa GAGATGACTGGATAA